The genomic DNA CGCAAACGACTCAATACGTCACTGGGTGTGTTCCGTGCGTTCAGCTACGGGACGCTCTACCCCTGCCTCAAGACGCTGGTCGCCAACGGCTGGTTGATCGAGGAATCGGGGAGCGCCCCTGAGGACGCCCTCGCCGCTTCACTCGCTGGGCGCCGCGCCAAGATCGTCTATCGGTTGACGGCGGAAGGTAAGGAGCACTTCGAGGAACTGCTCTCACAGACGGGTCCCGATGCGTACGAGGACGAGCACTTCGCCGCTCGTTTCGCCTTCTTCGGACAGACGTCGCGCGATGTACGCGTGCGTGTACTGGAGGGCCGCCGCAGTCGGCTGGAGGAGCGCCTGGAGAAGATGCGCGCCTCTCTGACACGCACCCGGGAGCGCCTCGACGACTACACCCTTGAGCTCCAGCGCCACGGAATGGAGTCCGTGGAGCGCGAAGTGCGCTGGCTGAACGAGCTCATCGAGAGTGAGCGGGCCGGACGGGACCTCAAAGGTTCCGCTTCCGCAGGCTCCGCTCAGCAGAACAGCACATCTGGAGAGACGGGCGGCCTGCCCCGGCACCGGGACGAGTCCCGGCCGGATCCGTCCGACGACACCACCACGTGAGGCCCATTCGGGGTTTCACCGAGTACACACAGGGAGCAACCGGAATGGGTTCGGTTCGCGTAGCCATCGTCGGCGT from Streptomyces avermitilis MA-4680 = NBRC 14893 includes the following:
- a CDS encoding PadR family transcriptional regulator, whose protein sequence is MSRRSGILEFAVLGLLRESPMHGYELRKRLNTSLGVFRAFSYGTLYPCLKTLVANGWLIEESGSAPEDALAASLAGRRAKIVYRLTAEGKEHFEELLSQTGPDAYEDEHFAARFAFFGQTSRDVRVRVLEGRRSRLEERLEKMRASLTRTRERLDDYTLELQRHGMESVEREVRWLNELIESERAGRDLKGSASAGSAQQNSTSGETGGLPRHRDESRPDPSDDTTT